Proteins encoded within one genomic window of Spirochaetota bacterium:
- a CDS encoding acetyl-CoA decarbonylase/synthase complex subunit delta, whose product MAFDIPKINYSGKIREITLGTGVKSVTVGGATSYPFHLFEGTMPHPPRIAMDVFDHRPEEWPEAAVEPFADVLDDPAAWAKKNVAEYGADMIALQLTSIDPNGMNRAAREAADIAKKVIAAVEVPVILWGVSNHEKDTEVLRILAEECDGKNLSMGPVEEGDYKQIGAGALAYKHVAVASSPIDVNLAKQLNILLGNLGVPADKILVDPTTGALGYGLEYTYSVMERDRMAALTQEDEKLQYPLVCNVGIEVWKTKEAKTAEADDPKLGNAKERGILMECVTATSLLLAGADILILRHPESVKQMKKMIQSLMG is encoded by the coding sequence ATGGCATTCGATATACCCAAAATAAACTACTCGGGAAAGATCAGGGAGATAACCCTCGGCACCGGCGTGAAGTCGGTCACCGTGGGCGGGGCGACGTCCTATCCCTTCCACCTCTTCGAGGGGACCATGCCCCATCCGCCAAGGATCGCCATGGATGTCTTTGACCACAGGCCCGAAGAATGGCCAGAAGCCGCGGTAGAGCCCTTTGCCGATGTCCTGGACGATCCGGCGGCCTGGGCCAAGAAGAACGTGGCTGAATACGGCGCTGACATGATCGCGCTCCAACTGACCAGCATCGATCCAAACGGCATGAACCGGGCGGCCCGCGAAGCGGCGGATATCGCCAAGAAAGTCATCGCCGCCGTGGAGGTGCCGGTCATCCTCTGGGGAGTGAGCAACCATGAAAAGGACACTGAAGTGCTGCGCATCCTGGCCGAGGAATGCGACGGAAAGAACCTCTCCATGGGACCCGTCGAGGAGGGAGACTACAAGCAGATCGGCGCCGGCGCCCTGGCCTACAAGCATGTGGCCGTGGCCTCCTCCCCCATCGACGTGAACCTGGCCAAGCAACTGAACATCCTCCTCGGCAACCTGGGCGTTCCGGCGGACAAGATCCTTGTGGACCCCACCACCGGCGCCCTGGGCTACGGCCTGGAGTACACATACTCGGTCATGGAGAGGGACCGCATGGCCGCCCTCACCCAGGAGGACGAAAAGCTGCAGTACCCCCTCGTCTGCAACGTCGGCATCGAGGTATGGAAAACGAAAGAGGCGAAGACGGCCGAGGCGGATGACCCGAAGCTGGGAAACGCGAAAGAGCGTGGCATCCTGATGGAATGCGTCACCGCCACGAGCCTTCTCCTGGCAGGCGCGGACATCCTCATCCTGCGCCACCCGGAATCGGTGAAGCAGATGAAGAAGATGATTCAGAGTTTGATGGGATAG
- a CDS encoding bifunctional 5,10-methylene-tetrahydrofolate dehydrogenase/5,10-methylene-tetrahydrofolate cyclohydrolase encodes MTARIISGKEIAAQIREELKKEVALLKSTNNITPGLVTILVGEDPASMSYVTGKQKAAHELGFHSIQDTQPADITEEKLLKLVDKYNKDKDIHGILVQLPLPKHINENNILYAINPDKDVDGFHPANVGRIMIGDARFYPCTPYGVQQMLVRSGVPIEGADVVVVGRSNLVGKPIAMMLVQKQKNANATVTVCHTRTKDLKSHTLRADILIVAAGVQNAVTADMVKPGAVVIDVGVNRIGYTPEGKAILRGDVDFDAVKEKASIITPVPGGVGPMTITMLMLNTVRAAKLAAGMPLE; translated from the coding sequence ATGACTGCAAGGATCATCAGCGGCAAGGAAATCGCCGCGCAGATACGGGAAGAGCTCAAAAAAGAGGTGGCTCTCCTTAAATCAACAAACAACATCACCCCTGGCCTGGTGACCATCCTGGTAGGCGAAGACCCGGCGTCCATGAGCTACGTGACGGGCAAGCAGAAGGCCGCCCACGAGCTGGGATTTCATTCCATCCAGGACACCCAGCCGGCTGATATAACAGAAGAAAAGCTACTGAAGCTCGTGGATAAGTATAATAAAGACAAGGATATCCACGGCATCCTGGTGCAGCTCCCCCTGCCGAAGCACATCAACGAAAACAACATACTGTACGCCATCAATCCGGACAAAGACGTGGACGGTTTCCACCCGGCAAACGTGGGGCGGATCATGATCGGCGACGCGCGGTTCTATCCCTGCACGCCCTATGGCGTGCAGCAGATGCTGGTCCGTTCCGGCGTGCCCATCGAGGGAGCGGATGTGGTCGTGGTTGGGAGAAGCAATCTCGTAGGCAAGCCGATCGCCATGATGCTCGTGCAGAAGCAGAAGAACGCCAACGCCACCGTGACCGTGTGCCACACCAGGACGAAGGACCTGAAGTCCCATACCCTTCGCGCAGACATTCTCATCGTCGCCGCAGGCGTGCAGAACGCCGTGACCGCTGACATGGTGAAACCAGGCGCGGTGGTCATCGACGTGGGCGTGAACCGCATCGGCTACACACCGGAAGGCAAGGCGATCCTCCGGGGCGACGTCGATTTCGACGCCGTGAAGGAGAAGGCCAGCATCATCACGCCGGTGCCGGGCGGCGTCGGCCCCATGACCATAACCATGCTGATGCTCAACACGGTACGGGCAGCGAAGCTGGCGGCGGGGATGCCGTTGGAGTAA
- the fosX gene encoding FosX/FosE/FosI family fosfomycin resistance hydrolase: MIHGISHITLIVKDLDRSADLFRKIFNAREVYSSGDNYHSRSKEKFFLINDAWFAIMEGDSLQEKSYNHIAFSISDDDFDRYTDMIAALGLETIHDRNRIEGEGRSIYFYDYDNHLFELHTGSLDERLRNY, encoded by the coding sequence ATGATACACGGTATCAGCCATATTACACTAATAGTAAAAGATCTTGACCGGTCAGCGGATCTTTTCAGGAAGATATTCAACGCCAGGGAGGTCTATTCAAGCGGCGATAACTATCATTCGAGATCAAAGGAGAAATTCTTTTTGATCAATGACGCCTGGTTCGCCATCATGGAAGGTGATTCATTGCAGGAAAAATCCTATAATCACATAGCTTTTTCCATTTCTGATGATGATTTTGATAGGTATACTGATATGATAGCCGCATTGGGCCTTGAAACAATACATGACAGAAACCGGATTGAGGGAGAAGGCAGATCAATTTATTTCTATGATTATGACAATCATCTCTTTGAACTGCACACAGGCTCCCTGGACGAAAGGTTAAGGAATTATTGA